A stretch of the Capra hircus breed San Clemente chromosome 10, ASM170441v1, whole genome shotgun sequence genome encodes the following:
- the LOC102186770 gene encoding olfactory receptor 4F21-like has product MDRPNDSVVSEFVLLGFSTSWEIALFLMLIFSLLYLGIILGNLFILFLVILDSHLHSPMYFLLANLSLIDVGLSSTTVPKMITDLPNKYKIISFKSCMTQICFIHIMGGVEMVLLIAMAFDRYTAICKPLHYSNIMNPKICISFVITGWVAGVIHAMSQFAFIINLPFCGPNKVDSFYCDFPRIIKLACTDGVKFEFIVAANSGFMTMGTFFLLILSYIFILVTVWKRSSGDLSKAFVTLSAHITVVVLFFTPCMFLYVWPFPTSTVDKHLFIVDFLITPILNPSIYTLRNKDIKVAIKRLNKEGHYVRFC; this is encoded by the coding sequence ATGGATAGACCAAATGATTCTGTGGTTTCTGAGTTTGTGTTGTTAGGATTCTCTACTTCTTGGGAAATTGCACTTTTTCTCATGTTGATATTCTCCTTGCTCTATTTAGGAATCATCCTGGGAaatctcttcattttgtttttggtaaTTTTGGATTCTCACTTACATTCTCCTATGTACTTCTTATTAGCCAACTTGTCACTCATTGATGTTGGCCTTTCCTCTACCACAGTCCCCAAGATGATTACAGACCTTCCAAATAAATACAAGATAATCTCTTTCAAAAGTTGTATGACACAAATATGCTTCATTCATATTATGGGAGGAGTGGAGATGGTGTTACTCATAGCCATGGCATTTGACAGGTACACAGCAATCTGCAAGCCTCTTCACTACTCGAACATCATGAACCCTAAAATATGCATTTCATTTGTAATCACTGGCTGGGTAGCTGGGGTGATCCACGCTATGTCTCAATTTGCTTTCATTATAAACTTGCCCTTTTGTGGTCCTAACAAAGTAGACAGCTTTTATTGTGACTTTCCCAGGATCATAAAACTTGCATGCACAGATGGAGTGAAATTTGAGTTTATTGTTGCTGCCAACAGTGGTTTCATGACTATGGGTACCTTCTTTCTGCTAATCCTTTCCTACATCTTCATTTTGGTCACTGTCTGGAAACGTTCTTCAGGAGACTTGTCCAAGGCATTTGTCACTTTGTCAGCTCATATCACTGTGGTGGTTCTTTTTTTCACTCCATGCATGTTTCTCTATGTATGGCCTTTCCCCACATCAACAGTTGATAAACACCTCTTCATTGTTGACTTTCTTATTACCCCTATCTTGAATCCTTCCATATATACATTAAGAAACAAAGACATAAAGGTAGCTATAAAAAGATTGAACAAAGAGGGACATTATGTCAGATTTTGCTGA
- the LOC108636907 gene encoding olfactory receptor 4K15-like: MEGANQSVVSEFIFHGLCDSKELQKFLLLPFSALYLMTILGNLFIVFLIITDSHLHSPMYFLLANLSFVDFCLSSVTTPKLITDFLKDNKTISFEGCMSQILCVHVFAGGEMVLLVSMAYDRYVAICKPLHYSSIMNRQKCIWLVLTSWIIGFVHATSQLAMILDLPFCGPRIVDSFFCDIPEVIKLACMDTHTLRLLINADSAVLATTCFILLLISYTYILVTVRLSSKDGASKALSTCTSHITVVVLFFGPCIFIYLWPPSITWVDKFLAVFYTVITPLLNPAIYTLRNKEIKNAIKRLIS, from the coding sequence ATGGAAGGAGCAAATCAGTCTGTGGTATCTGAGTTCATTTTTCATGGACTCTGTGATTCAAAGGAGCTCCAGAAATTCCTCTTACTGCCATTTTCTGCACTCTACCTGATGACAATCCTAGGCAACCTTTTCATTGTGTTCTTAATCATCACTGACTCTCATCTCCATTCCCCAATGTACTTCCTCTTAGCCAATCTCTCATTTGTTGACTTCTGCCTTTCCTCAGTGACCACTCCTAAACTGATCACAGACTTCCTAAAGGATAATAAAACCATCTCCTTTGAGGGTTGCATGAGCCAAATCCTCTGTGTGCATGTATTTGCAGGAGGTGAGATGGTACTGCTTGTGTCAATGGCCTATGACCGTTATGTAGCCATCTGCAAGCCACTCCATTACTCCAGCATCATGAACAGACAGAAGTGCATCTGGCTAGTACTGACATCATGGATCATTGGCTTTGTGCATGCCACAAGTCAACTAGCTATGATTTTAGATCTTCCCTTCTGTGGACCCAGAATAGTGGACAGTTTTTTCTGTGATATTCCCGAAGTGATTAAACTAGCCTGCATGGATACTCATACTCTGAGACTGTTGATAAATGCTGACAGTGCAGTCTTGGCTACAACTTGCTTCATTCTCTTGCTGATCTCTTACACCTACATCCTGGTGACTGTCCGTCTTAGCTCCAAGGATGGGGCATCAAAGGCACTCTCTACCTGTACTTCCCACATCACAGTGGTGGTGCTGTTCTTTGGACCCTGCATCTTCATCTATCTGTGGCCACCTAGCATCACTTGGGTGGACAAGTTCCTTGCTGTATTTTACACAGTAATCACACCTCTCTTGAATCCAGCCATTTATACACTGAGAAATAAAGAGATTAAGAATGCCATAAAGAGACTGATAAGTTAG